The following coding sequences are from one Sphingomonadaceae bacterium OTU29LAMAA1 window:
- a CDS encoding ATP-binding protein, translating into MITLVVMGLLGAVVLVALIVTLGESNRQRDRALQAQAHSYDVMILARTLSGTIARSEASLGRYVISGRGQQALGQIYFDQWRLAGTQLGRLERLTQATGEQSARVAQLRTAYMQRGEELSLTALSTTYGKNSQALARYYAARSSPTLTAIDRTLDEIIAGERALLDARTTDAMRTVDRSSRIAGVLAIFGVLIVLGALVLGWFTLQAVGERALAQAEADAERERAEELSAAVTQATDELRVQEAKLRQGQKMEAVGQLTGGIAHDFNNMLAVVLGGLELAKRALTSDPAAVARHLDNAADGANRAAALTRRLLAFSREESLKPEPIVAAQLVSGMSELLDRTLGDAVTVVTRDEARGWLVRADRVQLENAVLNLAVNARDAMNGRGRLVIATGAATLSDHQVDHCDAGDYVTLAVTDDGTGMTPDVVERVYEPFFTTKEAGKGTGLGLSQIFALVRQLAGAITIDTAVGRGTTVTLYLPRDMAAAGPGVVSPVDVLPSDMVVEGLQVLVVEDDPRVLVATMGALEELGHHGIACDAPAKAAGLLTEHDAIDLIISDVLMPGQTGPEMIAALAPRFPHIPVLFVTGFAGEANASEFGSHPVLRKPFTLVGLERAIGRAVTGDRPAPPEQIAAE; encoded by the coding sequence ATGATCACGCTGGTCGTGATGGGTCTGCTGGGCGCGGTGGTGCTCGTCGCGCTGATCGTGACGCTGGGCGAATCCAACCGCCAGCGCGATCGTGCCTTGCAGGCGCAGGCGCACAGTTACGACGTGATGATCCTCGCCCGGACGCTGTCGGGAACGATCGCGCGGTCTGAAGCGTCGCTGGGCCGCTACGTCATCAGCGGCCGCGGCCAGCAGGCATTGGGGCAGATCTACTTCGATCAATGGCGGCTGGCGGGGACGCAGCTCGGCCGGCTGGAGCGGCTGACGCAGGCGACCGGCGAACAGAGTGCGCGGGTAGCGCAATTGCGGACCGCGTACATGCAACGTGGCGAGGAGCTGTCGCTGACGGCGCTCAGCACCACCTATGGCAAGAACAGTCAGGCGCTGGCGCGCTATTACGCGGCGCGATCGTCGCCGACGCTGACGGCGATCGACCGGACGCTGGACGAGATCATCGCGGGCGAGCGCGCGCTGCTCGATGCGCGGACCACCGATGCGATGCGCACCGTCGACCGGTCGAGCCGGATCGCAGGCGTGCTCGCGATCTTCGGCGTGCTGATCGTGCTCGGCGCGCTGGTGCTCGGCTGGTTCACGCTGCAGGCGGTCGGCGAACGCGCGCTGGCGCAGGCCGAGGCGGATGCGGAGCGGGAGCGCGCAGAGGAACTGTCCGCTGCGGTGACGCAGGCTACCGACGAGTTGCGGGTGCAGGAAGCCAAGCTTCGGCAAGGTCAGAAAATGGAGGCGGTGGGGCAGCTGACCGGCGGTATCGCCCATGACTTCAACAACATGCTCGCAGTGGTTCTCGGCGGGCTGGAACTGGCGAAGCGGGCGTTGACCAGCGATCCGGCGGCGGTCGCCCGGCACCTCGACAATGCTGCCGATGGGGCAAATCGTGCCGCGGCGCTGACCCGGCGGTTGCTGGCGTTCAGTCGCGAGGAATCGCTGAAGCCCGAACCGATCGTCGCGGCGCAGCTGGTGTCGGGCATGTCGGAGTTGCTCGACCGGACATTGGGCGACGCGGTCACCGTCGTCACCCGCGACGAGGCGCGTGGCTGGCTGGTCCGGGCCGATCGCGTCCAGCTGGAAAACGCGGTGCTGAACCTGGCGGTCAATGCGCGCGACGCGATGAACGGGCGCGGCCGGCTGGTGATCGCGACGGGCGCGGCGACGCTGTCGGATCATCAGGTCGATCACTGCGACGCCGGCGATTACGTCACGCTGGCGGTGACCGACGATGGCACCGGCATGACCCCCGACGTGGTCGAGCGGGTGTATGAGCCGTTCTTCACGACCAAAGAAGCGGGCAAGGGTACCGGTCTGGGCCTCAGCCAGATCTTCGCGCTGGTGCGGCAATTGGCGGGTGCTATCACGATCGATACGGCGGTCGGCCGTGGCACGACGGTGACGCTCTATCTGCCGCGCGACATGGCGGCGGCCGGCCCCGGCGTGGTGTCCCCGGTCGATGTCCTGCCGTCCGACATGGTCGTGGAAGGGTTGCAGGTGCTGGTCGTCGAAGACGATCCGCGCGTGCTCGTCGCGACGATGGGGGCGCTCGAGGAGCTCGGCCACCACGGCATCGCCTGCGACGCGCCGGCCAAGGCGGCGGGCCTGCTGACGGAGCATGACGCCATCGACCTCATCATTTCCGACGTGCTGATGCCGGGACAGACCGGACCCGAGATGATCGCCGCGCTGGCACCCCGCTTTCCGCACATTCCGGTGTTGTTCGTCACCGGTTTCGCGGGTGAGGCGAACGCCAGCGAATTTGGATCGCACCCGGTCTTGCGCAAGCCGTTCACGCTCGTCGGGCTGGAGCGGGCGATCGGCCGGGCGGTGACGGGCGATCGCCCTGCCCCACCCGAGCAGATCGCGGCCGAGTGA
- a CDS encoding metal-dependent hydrolase, giving the protein MTKATTPHDLVITPRDRRFGRATRMGRWWLADDPVATAFYNALSVTFPKGEGYFVDSVRKFRDGTPPKLTAEINAFIKQEVMHTREHVAFNRHVVDQGYDVTPLDRDVDAALALTKGRPPIASLAATTALEHFTAMLAHELIADPRHLAGGEEQARALWLWHAAEEIEHKGVAYDTWLHATRDWSRLRRWRIKSLVMLITTWRFFTGRTRGMLELLRQDGLTGPRIWMRLFWYAFGNPGMARKVAGVWAAYFLPGFHPWKHDDRALIGLAESDYEAAVLPKAAVA; this is encoded by the coding sequence ATGACGAAAGCAACCACGCCGCACGATCTGGTGATCACGCCGCGCGACCGGCGCTTCGGCCGCGCCACGCGCATGGGCCGCTGGTGGCTGGCCGACGATCCGGTCGCGACCGCCTTCTACAATGCCCTGTCGGTGACCTTTCCCAAGGGGGAGGGCTATTTTGTCGACAGCGTCCGCAAGTTTCGCGACGGCACCCCGCCGAAGCTGACCGCCGAGATCAATGCCTTCATCAAGCAGGAGGTGATGCACACGCGCGAACACGTGGCGTTCAATCGCCACGTCGTCGATCAGGGCTACGACGTCACGCCGCTCGACCGCGACGTCGACGCCGCACTGGCGCTCACCAAAGGCCGCCCCCCGATCGCCAGCCTCGCCGCGACGACCGCGCTGGAGCATTTTACCGCGATGCTCGCGCACGAGCTGATCGCCGACCCGCGGCATCTTGCGGGCGGCGAGGAACAGGCCAGGGCCTTGTGGCTCTGGCATGCCGCGGAAGAGATCGAGCACAAGGGCGTCGCCTACGACACCTGGCTACATGCGACCCGTGACTGGTCGCGGTTGCGGCGCTGGCGGATCAAGTCGCTGGTAATGCTGATCACGACGTGGCGCTTCTTCACCGGGCGAACGCGCGGCATGCTGGAGTTGCTGCGGCAGGACGGGCTGACCGGACCGAGAATATGGATGCGGCTGTTCTGGTATGCGTTCGGCAATCCCGGCATGGCGCGAAAAGTTGCCGGGGTATGGGCCGCATATTTCCTGCCGGGCTTCCACCCGTGGAAACATGACGATCGTGCGCTGATCGGACTGGCGGAAAGCGACTATGAGGCCGCGGTGCTGCCGAAGGCCGCGGTGGCCTGA
- a CDS encoding NAD(P)H-binding protein: MTILAITGATGFVGSALVAQALAAGHHVRALTRRPQPARDGVTWVAGALGRPNSLAELAFGADCIVHVAGVVNAPDRASFVAGNIDGTAAMLAAAAQAGVHRFVHVSSLSAREPQLSNYGWSKAAAETLVERSYLDWTIVRPSGVYGPGDMEMRDLFRAARFGIALLPPRGRVSLVAVDDLARLLLTLATRPGPAAVYEVDDGHALTHAALAQAIGHAVGRRRVLALHLPKAMLMMGARFDRTVRKAQAKLTPDRVGYLSHDDWTARPSRRPPASLWTPATPLAEGLAATARWYRAHGLL, from the coding sequence ATGACCATCCTTGCCATCACCGGCGCCACTGGCTTCGTCGGGTCGGCGCTCGTCGCGCAGGCGCTGGCCGCCGGCCATCACGTTCGCGCCCTCACCCGCCGCCCGCAGCCGGCACGCGACGGCGTGACGTGGGTCGCCGGTGCGCTCGGTCGCCCTAATAGCCTCGCCGAACTCGCCTTCGGTGCGGATTGCATCGTCCATGTCGCCGGCGTGGTGAACGCCCCCGATCGCGCCAGCTTCGTCGCCGGCAACATCGACGGCACCGCCGCGATGCTCGCCGCCGCAGCGCAGGCTGGGGTGCACCGGTTCGTCCACGTTTCGTCGCTTTCCGCACGCGAACCGCAGCTTTCGAACTACGGCTGGTCGAAGGCGGCGGCGGAGACGCTGGTCGAGCGCAGCTACCTCGACTGGACCATCGTCCGCCCGAGCGGCGTCTACGGCCCCGGCGACATGGAAATGCGCGACCTGTTCCGCGCGGCTCGCTTCGGCATCGCCCTGCTTCCACCCCGCGGGCGGGTATCGCTGGTTGCGGTGGACGACCTCGCACGGCTGCTGCTGACGCTTGCGACGCGGCCCGGGCCGGCTGCGGTGTACGAGGTGGACGATGGCCATGCCCTCACCCACGCCGCCCTCGCGCAGGCGATCGGCCACGCGGTCGGACGGCGACGCGTGCTCGCCCTGCATTTGCCGAAAGCCATGCTGATGATGGGGGCGAGGTTCGACCGGACGGTCCGCAAAGCGCAGGCGAAACTGACGCCCGATCGCGTCGGCTATCTCTCTCACGACGACTGGACCGCCCGGCCATCCCGCCGTCCGCCAGCGTCGCTCTGGACGCCTGCCACCCCCCTTGCGGAGGGGCTTGCCGCAACCGCGCGATGGTATCGCGCCCATGGACTGCTATAG
- a CDS encoding aminotransferase class I/II-fold pyridoxal phosphate-dependent enzyme: MTETGLQAEALDLDPPVIAPERDLMSKFDNLIAERKALIDTGVTDPFAIVMDQVKSPTEAVIAGRDTILLGTYNYMGMTFDPDVIAAGHAALDQFGSGTNGSRMLNGTFRDHMDAEAALREFYGMTGAIVFSTGYMANLGMISTLAGKGEYVILDADSHASIYDGCQQGNAEIVRFRHNSVEDLDKRLGRLPKEPAKLVVLEGVYSMLGDIAPLKEMVAVAKKHGAMVLSDEAHSMGFYGPNGRGVYEAQGLEAEVDFVVGTFSKSVGTVGGFCVSNHPKFEAIRLACRPYIFTASLPPSVVATAAASIRKLKTAHAKREQLWANARQLHGGLKAMGFRLGTEAPDSAIVAVILDDQEQAVAMWQGLLEAGVYVNMARPPATPAGTFLLRCSLCAEHTAAQLDEVIAKFRAAGQAVGAIG, from the coding sequence ATGACCGAGACCGGATTGCAGGCCGAGGCGCTGGACCTCGATCCCCCCGTGATCGCCCCCGAGCGCGACCTGATGTCGAAGTTCGACAATCTGATCGCCGAACGCAAGGCGCTGATCGACACCGGCGTCACCGATCCATTCGCGATCGTGATGGATCAGGTGAAGTCGCCGACCGAGGCGGTAATCGCCGGTCGCGACACGATCCTGCTCGGCACCTACAATTACATGGGCATGACGTTCGACCCCGACGTCATTGCCGCCGGCCACGCCGCGCTCGACCAGTTCGGGTCGGGCACCAACGGCAGCCGCATGCTCAACGGCACCTTCCGCGACCATATGGACGCAGAGGCCGCGTTGCGCGAATTCTATGGCATGACCGGCGCGATTGTCTTTTCGACCGGGTATATGGCCAATCTCGGCATGATCTCGACGCTGGCGGGCAAGGGCGAATACGTCATCCTCGACGCCGACAGCCATGCGTCGATCTACGACGGCTGCCAGCAGGGCAATGCCGAGATCGTACGGTTCCGCCACAACAGCGTCGAGGACCTCGACAAGCGGCTCGGTCGGTTGCCGAAGGAGCCCGCCAAGCTGGTGGTGCTGGAGGGCGTCTATTCGATGTTGGGCGACATCGCCCCGCTGAAGGAGATGGTCGCCGTCGCCAAGAAGCACGGCGCGATGGTGCTGTCCGACGAGGCGCATTCGATGGGATTCTACGGCCCCAACGGTCGCGGCGTGTACGAGGCGCAGGGGCTGGAGGCGGAGGTCGATTTCGTCGTCGGCACCTTCTCCAAGTCGGTCGGCACGGTCGGCGGCTTCTGCGTGTCGAACCATCCGAAGTTCGAGGCGATCCGCCTCGCCTGTCGTCCCTATATCTTCACGGCCAGCCTGCCGCCGTCGGTGGTCGCGACCGCGGCGGCGTCGATCCGCAAGCTGAAGACCGCGCATGCCAAGCGCGAGCAATTGTGGGCGAACGCGCGCCAGCTGCACGGCGGGCTGAAGGCGATGGGCTTCCGCCTCGGCACCGAAGCGCCCGACAGCGCCATCGTCGCGGTGATCCTCGACGATCAGGAACAGGCGGTCGCGATGTGGCAGGGGCTGCTGGAAGCGGGCGTGTACGTCAACATGGCACGCCCGCCGGCGACTCCGGCGGGTACGTTCCTGCTGCGCTGTTCGCTGTGTGCCGAACATACCGCCGCGCAGCTCGACGAGGTCATCGCGAAATTCCGCGCCGCGGGACAGGCCGTGGGCGCGATCGGCTGA
- the obgE gene encoding GTPase ObgE — MHFLDQAKIFVRSGAGGPGAVSFRREKFIEYGGPDGGNGGKGGDIIFEAVAGLNTLIDFRYTQHFRAPRGHGGSGSNRTGGGGDDLLIKVPVGTQVLSEDKDEVLLDFTEVGQREVFLRGGDGGRGNASYKTSTNRTPRQHGTGWPYQEAWVWLRLKLLADAGLVGLPNAGKSTFINAVTNAQAKVGAYAFTTTRPQLGVVRHKSREFVVADIPGLIEGAAEGAGIGDRFLGHIERCRVLLHLVDANDDDVAESYRIVREELANYGGGLIDKPHVVALNKIDMLDEELIEALSTELAEASGTDVIPLSGAAGTGVDWVLDQLLEAIGPGPGTVSSTDEGEDEITWSPV, encoded by the coding sequence ATGCATTTCCTCGACCAGGCCAAGATCTTCGTCCGCTCCGGCGCGGGCGGCCCCGGCGCCGTCAGCTTCCGCCGTGAAAAGTTCATCGAGTACGGCGGCCCCGACGGCGGCAACGGGGGCAAGGGCGGCGACATCATCTTCGAAGCGGTCGCCGGACTGAACACGCTGATCGATTTCCGCTATACCCAGCACTTCCGTGCCCCGCGCGGCCATGGCGGATCGGGCAGCAATCGCACAGGTGGCGGCGGCGACGACCTGCTCATCAAGGTGCCGGTCGGCACGCAGGTCCTGTCGGAGGACAAGGACGAGGTGCTGCTCGACTTCACCGAGGTCGGCCAGCGCGAGGTGTTCCTGCGCGGCGGCGATGGCGGTCGCGGCAATGCCAGCTACAAGACCTCGACCAACCGCACGCCGCGGCAGCATGGCACCGGCTGGCCATATCAGGAGGCGTGGGTATGGCTGCGGCTGAAGCTGCTCGCCGATGCCGGCCTCGTCGGACTGCCGAACGCCGGCAAGTCGACCTTCATCAACGCGGTCACCAATGCGCAGGCGAAGGTGGGCGCATACGCCTTTACGACCACCCGCCCGCAGCTGGGCGTGGTGCGGCACAAGAGCCGCGAGTTCGTCGTCGCCGATATTCCGGGACTGATCGAGGGCGCGGCCGAGGGTGCCGGGATCGGCGACCGCTTCCTTGGCCATATCGAGCGATGCCGCGTGCTGCTGCATCTGGTCGACGCCAACGACGACGATGTCGCCGAAAGCTATCGTATCGTGCGCGAGGAACTGGCGAATTACGGCGGCGGGCTGATCGACAAGCCGCACGTCGTCGCACTCAACAAGATCGACATGCTCGACGAGGAGCTGATCGAGGCGCTGTCCACCGAACTGGCGGAGGCAAGCGGCACCGACGTCATTCCGCTGTCCGGCGCGGCGGGCACCGGTGTGGACTGGGTGCTCGATCAATTGCTCGAGGCGATCGGCCCCGGCCCGGGAACGGTGTCGTCGACCGACGAGGGCGAGGACGAGATCACCTGGTCGCCGGTGTGA
- a CDS encoding TetR/AcrR family transcriptional regulator: MPAATLRRRLSPTESREAAVIAAQQLLIESGPQAVTLKAVGARIGRTHANLLHHFGSAEGLHTALIARMATDITATIRDAVLGDRARAGEQDPRRIVDLVFDAFGRGGAGALASWMILSGNHDALDPILSAVHDLVDELADGVQPAERPIQDETLHLVLLALGDALLGAPMARALGLPRGKARDLAAAMLSANNDGG; encoded by the coding sequence CTGCCTGCCGCAACCCTCCGCCGACGCCTGTCCCCGACCGAGAGCCGCGAGGCCGCGGTGATCGCGGCGCAGCAGTTGCTGATCGAGAGCGGTCCGCAAGCGGTGACGCTGAAGGCGGTCGGAGCGCGGATCGGCCGGACGCATGCCAACCTGCTGCATCATTTCGGGTCGGCGGAGGGGCTGCACACCGCGTTGATCGCGCGCATGGCGACCGACATCACCGCGACGATCCGCGATGCCGTGCTCGGTGATCGGGCCAGGGCCGGCGAACAGGATCCGCGGCGCATCGTCGATCTGGTGTTCGATGCCTTCGGGCGCGGCGGCGCGGGTGCGCTGGCGAGCTGGATGATCCTGTCGGGCAATCACGATGCGCTCGATCCGATCCTGTCGGCGGTGCACGATCTGGTCGACGAACTCGCGGATGGCGTGCAGCCGGCCGAGCGCCCGATCCAAGACGAGACCCTGCATCTGGTGCTGCTGGCGCTGGGCGATGCCTTGCTGGGAGCACCGATGGCGCGGGCGCTGGGGTTGCCGAGGGGCAAGGCGCGCGATCTGGCCGCCGCGATGCTGTCCGCCAACAACGACGGTGGCTGA
- the lptF gene encoding LPS export ABC transporter permease LptF has translation MTSLDRYMARLIALPLFSTLIIAAMLLVLDRIRRLFDFVATEGGPISVVWRMLANLLPEYLGLGIPIGLLLGILLAFRRLAANSELDVLRAVGVSYTRMLRVPFMYALILAALNIAIVGFVQPKARYYYEQLRFELRTGALGASIKVGEFTHFGDRMTLRIEQSHDKGRKLDGIFVYYNDKGTSYSVTARSGQFLATDDPNTIIFRLTKGLLVHKAPNFTVPRVLSFTSHDLPIPLPRYENFRSRGGRNLEFTLPELAKLGHASPSAEQRDSSRSEFHFRLVEVATMFLLPLLAIALGVPPKRSNSGFGVFLAIVMIVAYHKVNEYAASIGELGRIDPLIALWVPFCIFAGIILWMYYQIAYVPGGQPIGALERGFSKVAKLLTRYLPGRGRKKGAAA, from the coding sequence ATGACATCCCTCGACCGCTACATGGCCCGGCTGATCGCGCTGCCGCTATTTTCGACGCTGATCATCGCCGCCATGCTGCTGGTGCTCGACCGCATCCGCCGCCTGTTCGATTTCGTCGCGACCGAGGGCGGACCGATCAGTGTGGTGTGGCGGATGCTCGCCAATCTGCTGCCCGAATATCTGGGGCTTGGCATTCCGATCGGCCTGTTGCTCGGCATCCTGCTCGCGTTCCGGCGACTGGCGGCGAATTCGGAACTCGACGTGCTACGCGCGGTAGGGGTCAGTTATACGCGCATGCTGCGCGTGCCGTTCATGTACGCGCTGATCCTCGCGGCGTTGAACATCGCCATCGTCGGCTTCGTGCAGCCGAAGGCACGTTACTATTACGAGCAGCTGCGCTTCGAATTGCGCACCGGCGCGCTGGGTGCGTCGATCAAGGTCGGCGAATTCACGCATTTCGGCGACCGCATGACGCTGCGCATCGAACAGAGCCACGACAAGGGCCGCAAGCTCGACGGGATATTCGTCTATTACAACGACAAGGGCACGAGCTATTCGGTGACCGCACGATCGGGCCAGTTTCTGGCGACGGACGATCCCAACACGATCATCTTTCGCCTGACCAAGGGCCTGCTGGTGCACAAAGCCCCGAATTTCACGGTGCCGCGCGTGTTGAGCTTCACCTCGCACGATCTGCCGATCCCCTTGCCGCGCTACGAGAATTTTCGCTCCCGCGGCGGACGCAACCTGGAGTTCACGCTGCCCGAACTCGCAAAGCTGGGTCATGCCTCACCAAGCGCGGAACAACGCGACAGCAGCCGATCGGAATTCCATTTCCGGCTGGTCGAGGTGGCGACGATGTTCCTGCTGCCCCTGCTGGCGATCGCGCTCGGTGTGCCGCCGAAGCGATCGAACTCGGGCTTCGGCGTGTTCCTCGCGATCGTGATGATCGTCGCCTATCACAAGGTGAACGAATATGCGGCGTCGATCGGCGAGCTCGGGCGCATCGATCCGCTGATCGCGCTGTGGGTGCCGTTCTGCATCTTCGCCGGGATCATTCTGTGGATGTACTACCAGATCGCCTATGTGCCGGGCGGGCAGCCGATCGGCGCGCTGGAGCGCGGCTTTTCCAAGGTCGCCAAGCTGCTCACCCGCTATCTGCCCGGCCGTGGTCGCAAGAAGGGAGCGGCGGCATGA
- a CDS encoding helix-turn-helix domain-containing protein, which yields MSFRVKIAHDSRSAVATVENLHWHRAFATDGLAAGDCYAAWRDADIAGLSTRYETTPHEPFSVAMDWLDLGTLGIGSARITAQDWDRSRCKANHDDNDDLVVNVRHAGAAFVDVDGHRTVAPAGSIVLADMAAPMKHFSEASLSTGFALPRALAEQMLPQVRSLHGYVVAPDQAALLVSHLATIRASAGHLPVGSGPVIAQTILDLFAMTVTASMGAVPSDQGQHERALLVQLRAAIEDQLGSPSLNTARLSRMLGVSRSTLYRLLQDQGGVQAYIRTRRLVRVAAALRDRGNRQTVANLADDWGFCDAAYLGRAFREMYGITPGDYRALHGMTLVGGSSLQAPR from the coding sequence ATGAGCTTCCGCGTGAAGATCGCGCACGATTCCCGTTCAGCGGTCGCAACGGTTGAAAACCTGCATTGGCATCGCGCGTTCGCGACCGATGGGCTGGCGGCCGGCGATTGCTACGCGGCGTGGCGTGATGCCGATATCGCCGGCCTGTCGACGCGGTACGAAACGACGCCGCACGAGCCGTTTTCGGTGGCGATGGACTGGCTCGATCTCGGCACGCTGGGAATCGGCTCGGCGCGTATCACCGCGCAGGACTGGGATCGCAGCCGGTGTAAAGCGAATCACGACGACAATGACGATCTGGTCGTCAACGTCCGTCATGCCGGTGCCGCGTTCGTCGACGTAGACGGCCATCGAACCGTCGCGCCTGCGGGATCGATCGTGCTGGCCGACATGGCGGCGCCGATGAAGCACTTTTCCGAAGCTTCGCTCAGTACCGGCTTCGCCTTGCCCCGCGCTCTCGCGGAGCAGATGCTGCCGCAGGTCCGCAGCCTCCACGGATATGTCGTGGCGCCCGACCAGGCGGCGCTGCTGGTATCGCATCTCGCGACGATCCGCGCATCGGCCGGCCACCTGCCGGTCGGCAGCGGGCCGGTGATCGCCCAAACGATCCTCGACCTGTTCGCGATGACGGTCACGGCGAGTATGGGTGCCGTCCCGTCCGATCAGGGGCAGCACGAACGCGCCTTGCTGGTGCAATTGCGCGCAGCGATCGAGGATCAGCTGGGATCGCCCTCGCTCAACACCGCGCGGCTCAGCCGGATGCTCGGCGTGTCGCGATCGACGCTGTACCGGCTGTTGCAGGATCAGGGCGGGGTGCAGGCCTATATCCGGACCCGGCGGCTGGTGCGGGTAGCCGCCGCGCTGCGCGATCGTGGCAACCGGCAGACGGTCGCCAATCTCGCCGACGACTGGGGTTTCTGCGACGCGGCCTATCTGGGGCGCGCATTCCGGGAGATGTACGGGATCACGCCCGGCGATTATCGGGCACTGCACGGGATGACGCTCGTCGGCGGATCGTCGCTGCAAGCGCCACGATAG
- a CDS encoding Uma2 family endonuclease: MASRPEYPLLTAEEFLEIDFGDNKAELDNGVIRMMAGGTARHAQVQTNVIVALASRSRDSECRPFNSDMAARTHDRSIRYPDVTVYCGRGGSDNDDNKAFDDPRIVVEVLSAGTARTDLTTKLYEYKALPSVDTIVFVDIATERVRIVQRTGPGGWNEQAFDMPADVPLPSLNVVIPHQEIFSRD; encoded by the coding sequence ATGGCGTCTCGACCCGAATATCCGCTGCTCACGGCTGAGGAATTCCTGGAGATCGACTTCGGCGACAATAAGGCCGAGCTCGACAACGGCGTCATTCGGATGATGGCGGGCGGCACGGCGCGCCATGCACAGGTGCAAACCAACGTGATCGTCGCCTTGGCCTCCCGATCGAGAGACAGCGAGTGTCGTCCCTTCAATTCCGATATGGCGGCACGAACGCACGATCGCTCCATCCGCTACCCGGATGTGACGGTGTATTGCGGTCGCGGCGGGTCGGACAATGACGATAACAAGGCGTTCGACGATCCCCGCATCGTCGTCGAAGTGCTCTCTGCCGGAACGGCGCGTACCGATCTGACGACGAAGCTGTACGAATATAAGGCGTTGCCGAGCGTCGATACGATCGTCTTCGTCGACATCGCGACCGAGCGGGTGCGCATCGTCCAGCGCACCGGCCCCGGCGGGTGGAACGAGCAGGCATTCGACATGCCGGCGGACGTACCCCTCCCCTCGCTGAACGTCGTGATCCCGCATCAGGAAATCTTCTCGCGCGATTGA
- the proB gene encoding glutamate 5-kinase, translated as MIFPPATCPRLIVKVGSALLVASDGAVRRAWLATLVADIAGRVAAGQQVAIVSSGAIALGARRLGLTKGGRANLEDAQAAAATGQIVLSQTWAELLGQHDITAAQILVTLDDLEDRRRYLNAAATLNRLLGLGVVPVINENDSVATEEIRFGDNDRLAARVAQAAGAQGVVLLSDVDGLYDANPHTHPGARHIATVERIDAVAGMADAGSASGMGSGGMVSKIAAARIATAAGAHLAIASGRLDHPLAGEQRHTWFVAERSATARKAWLAGGLTARGAIHVDAGAAKALAAGSSLLAAGVTRIEGGFARGDLVTIEGPGGVLARGLSEYDAGEAVRLVGTRSDEQAVILGYAPRAALVHRNHLALV; from the coding sequence ATGATATTTCCTCCTGCCACCTGTCCGCGCCTGATCGTCAAGGTCGGGTCGGCGTTGCTCGTCGCGTCCGATGGCGCGGTGCGCCGGGCGTGGCTGGCGACGCTGGTGGCCGACATCGCGGGCCGTGTCGCGGCGGGGCAGCAGGTCGCGATCGTCTCGTCCGGCGCGATCGCGCTCGGTGCGCGGCGGCTGGGCCTGACCAAAGGCGGGCGCGCGAACCTGGAGGATGCGCAGGCGGCGGCCGCCACGGGACAGATCGTGCTGAGCCAGACCTGGGCGGAGCTGCTGGGGCAGCATGACATCACCGCCGCGCAGATTCTGGTGACGCTCGACGATCTGGAGGATCGCCGGCGTTACCTGAATGCCGCGGCGACGCTGAACCGGCTGCTCGGCCTCGGCGTCGTGCCGGTCATCAACGAAAACGACAGCGTCGCGACAGAGGAGATCCGGTTCGGCGACAACGACCGGCTCGCCGCGCGGGTGGCGCAGGCGGCAGGCGCACAGGGCGTCGTGCTGCTGTCCGACGTGGATGGACTGTATGACGCCAATCCGCACACGCATCCCGGTGCGCGGCATATCGCGACGGTCGAGCGGATCGATGCGGTGGCGGGGATGGCCGACGCCGGTTCGGCATCGGGCATGGGGTCGGGCGGAATGGTGTCGAAGATCGCGGCGGCGCGGATCGCGACCGCAGCGGGCGCGCATCTGGCGATCGCCAGCGGGCGGCTCGACCATCCGCTCGCCGGCGAGCAACGCCATACCTGGTTCGTGGCAGAACGGTCCGCGACCGCGCGCAAGGCGTGGCTGGCGGGTGGATTGACGGCCAGAGGCGCGATCCATGTCGATGCAGGCGCGGCAAAGGCGCTGGCGGCGGGCAGCAGTTTGCTGGCGGCGGGTGTGACACGGATCGAGGGAGGCTTCGCGCGCGGCGATCTGGTGACGATCGAGGGACCGGGCGGCGTGCTGGCGCGTGGCCTGTCGGAATATGACGCCGGTGAGGCGGTGCGGCTGGTAGGCACGCGTTCGGACGAGCAGGCGGTGATCCTCGGTTACGCCCCGCGGGCGGCGCTGGTCCATCGCAACCATCTGGCGCTGGTGTGA
- a CDS encoding acyl carrier protein, translating into MTDRTQILDIIKAQIAPFNKKGVDLTETTTFQGDLEWDSLTVMDFVAAIEDEFEIIITMNMQAEIENIGQLADAVEKLKG; encoded by the coding sequence ATGACCGACCGCACCCAGATCCTCGACATCATCAAGGCACAGATCGCCCCCTTCAACAAGAAGGGCGTCGACCTGACCGAAACCACCACGTTCCAGGGCGATCTGGAATGGGACAGCCTGACCGTGATGGATTTCGTCGCCGCGATCGAGGACGAATTCGAGATCATCATCACGATGAACATGCAGGCCGAGATCGAGAATATCGGCCAGCTCGCCGATGCCGTCGAGAAGTTGAAGGGCTGA